Genomic window (Erythrolamprus reginae isolate rEryReg1 chromosome 3, rEryReg1.hap1, whole genome shotgun sequence):
tgttgacctctcaagtcatcgggaggaatatgctgttgaagttggcgaagccacagaagcatggctctggagaaaaaggaagccgctgcagaacttttaatggcccaggaatctgcggtgaatcctcttttgagcatttgttcaatccgcttgtcctctgggcggaggacttcctctgcttcgcctggcacagcagccgccgagtgaaggatcttgacaggttcatccggtttaggaaaggataggagctcctcataggaagaggaaagtttgtacaattttctgtccttggttgagggattaagcccagaggctgggaaatcccactgcttaagtaaggcatctttaaacaatttaggcataggaattacctcgttatcctcctgttcctctgtgaagtaaggtaaattctcctccgggggatcagtggatgtggaggcctgtttctcctgggccgccaatcccgtagaaattcgatttgaacaattgagaaggaaaaatagtaattggagaaggaacctttatttgggattcctcatcatctgagaggccttgaaagggatcctcatcctcctccatatcctcatattcgtcctgagaggattctgaatcatcctgaataggagctctaaccgctggggaagaacccaaggggcgggagggacgaggaggtggaggaggtaagggaagctcattgatggtagagaatttagcatcaatggccttggacaacacagaaaaaatagattggaattcaggaggtaaactagaaatatcagcaggaatggcagaagaatccctgaaggcctgggagggtcctggctggggggaatcttcaataatatctggttcctctggacctattccccataggttaggttggggtctgtctaggtttggctcatccagagataacacagggactccagaaggaggcagactagaagcctctggggggtcttgactactgagtacttgggcctgtactttcaaacgctttgctgatttgtcatggattctttgtagggctaggtcccttctcttctcagccctggtgaccttggtcgaggggcgggcccctgaagaagaggaggtcgaggcctgggggatactggtaatctcatcgcctgtaggcctggcctctctgggacctttagttgtgcctctcttgggaaaagtagccatagtctgacaattaacagaagaccaggctgagccaaataactgaataattagggagaagaatttcaaagccttcccaagaggaatggatcctgctccgaggcctcggagctgctgagacttgagggcaatctgggcaaacccagagttcgtgtccccaaatacagcgtggccagcctccctaaactttaattaaagtaaaccaaggcactctggttggaggcttagccggtggagaattaagcctgagcgtcccaaagcccactccgggatccacgcggtggactgaggcctacgcggctggcaggaggccaacacgagaggcctaaatttaaaaagggcgcgaaggccttcgcgccgaaaaatcgctccgtaatagaaatcttaaaggggaagcgatcgactaagtccaggagactagaaacaagcgtctcactccgcaggaggtatttcttaagccctttaacaataatacaataatgaatcaatgaatcaatacttgcaccaagacctccaggccaaaggattaaaggaatccacaagcggcagcggggatcgtaaacggcaaaacagccggggggaaacaaaaccgcaacttctcccaaggaaaaaagccgagccacaaacggctggcgctattagtgcaagtaaataaataaggataaacaattcttactacttttgaaggaaaagatcgaagggaaggtgttagaatgttgaacgagctatcacaatacaaccgcaggatatgcgaactgagcgaattctggggaaggggcggatccggcaagcttttttaacactaggctcagttccaccggattggacatgagcaacccatgtgactgctggacccgctccttcagtacggagaaagtgaaagagcaaagacaaaaagaagggaagatgggaagagagcaaggaaagaaaaataaggaaaggggggaaggaagaagaaaggagaatgtgGAAGGAATattataatgagagtgagggagcGCCAGAGTGAAATCCTGCCTTAGGACTTGGCCACCACAGATGCTCCCCCtgcccaggtcaaacacaactctgatgtggccttcaatgaaatcgagtttgacacccctgtcctacaGGCTTGAGGCAGACCTCTTAGCTGGTCTACCCAGTGTGCAGAAGCATTCTGAGGTGACAAATCTCAGAGCAATCCTGGGTTGATGTGACTATGCGAAAGAACTCACACTTCTACTTTCCAATTTCGGATCACCATACAGGTGATGGGACCTAAAACCCAAACCCAAAGTGTAACTGCCTATGTATCTCATTTCCAACTGATGATTGTCTCCCGAATTTCTCCAAAACCTTCTTCACACATACGGAAATGAAAACTATTGATTATTCAAAGCTCAGCCCTACAGTAAGTTTCAAGAAGTCAAGGAGAAACTTGACATTGCAGTAAGATGAAATGCACAAGCAGAATCCTAACTGTCCCACCAGCCCAACGTTATAGACATTTATTGACAACCACATACATGACAAGACCATGCACTGTCATTAGATCACCCTTGACACTACCTCCATCATCTACAGATTAAGGCTGCTATAGGACAAAATTTAGTGAAAGTGACATTGTCACTCTCCCAAATCAAATCTCAATGATATAATAAAAAAGGCGAAAACCTGACCTTGAAATACATAGCAACTGTAAATGGGGAAGGAATGTATGCACTGTATTACAACATTTAAAAAAGACATTATAATAAAGACAGAACAAAGTAGTATACTTTAATTTTAAGGTACCCCTAATATTGCCAGTTTTAAGTAATTTTTGCCATTATGAGCTTTATTTAATCaccattatagcaatagcacttcttgtTTATTGCTTCACtgtattttacagccctctctaagcagtttacagattccaaatattgaccccaacaatctgggccctcattttactgaccttggaaggaggaaaagttgagtcaacctagagccagTTAAAATCGAATTCAGggaagttggcagaattagcctgcaatactgcattatttatttatttatttatttatttgatttatatccaacacccccccccccccccaccgaggactcaggacggcttacaacttATAAAAGAATAGAAGGTTACAATaagttaaatccaattaattaaaatcacGTAAgactatctaaaatccccagttatattaaaatcaatcacacccttTTGCACAACATTCATTCTAAGGTACGCGGTGGCTCAGtgactaagatgctgagcttgtcaatcaaagATCGGCAGTTtggcggtttgaatccctagcacaacgtaatggagtgagctcctgttacttgtccaagTTTCTGCCAACTTCGCAGCTCAAAGCCGTGTAAAAATGCAATTAGGAAAATAGGGAccgcctttggtgggaaggtaacagcattccatgtgccATTTAGTCATGCTTGCCACAGAGACGTCTTCAGACAGCgttggctcttcggctttgaaatggagatgagcaccgccccctagagtcggaaACGACTAGCACGTCCGTCCGAGGGGAATCTTTACCTTATACATtataactactgtgccaccactGCACCTATCATTGCATTTTTAATGTTATCATCATttatgttaagatattcatgaactgggagagccaatggtaacaaggtaaGCCAGTGATTAAGCATAGCAACTAAATCTGCCAATGGGAggtaaacacttctgagtctatgcagagaatcaaaactaaaacttaagcttaaggctggccaTGGCTTAGCCCACTCTCCTCTCTTGTCCACTCTGTGTTTGTCTGCTGCTGAAAGGAAACTAACTATTCTCTGCTAcatgtaactgcttgaagaatcTATATTGCTACTGTAAAATTTACTTCATctatattcttgtatataaagaagttaattAATTCacctgaatcagttatctgtgtgtgcttctgtaaactgatttttctgcaacaaactttaataatttATACTAATCTTTATGGCAGAACAAATCAAGTACAGCTGTTTGAATAAGACCATAAATGTTTTAGACTACTAATCTGTCAGTACACCATGATTACCTGCTTTTCTCACCATGGAATATGGCTTGGAATATTGATGTAAATCATAGAAAAAACACTGTTGTCTCAGGTGGCAGAAAAATAACCTCATCCTACCAGCATGTtacagtaaaaataaatatgaaattcaGGCAATTCAAATTATATTTAGTTAATGATATATAGGTACTCAACTGACCACtgtaattgagcccagaattgcagttgttaagtcattGTGATGATTAAGCATATCATCACATAACCAGATTTGAGTACACAACAATTTTgtagcagtcattaagtgaatgctATGGTTGTAAAGCAAATTCATCCCTGAATTTTACCCAAGGGGCCTTTTTGCTGGAATTAAATGCTGGAAACtggcaaaacagtaaaaaaaaacccaaaaccaggTGTCCAAAATATGATCACATGACTACAATAATGTATTTGCgtagctgttgtaacttcaaaatcAAGTAGTAAGTAGCTTTTGGGTGGGTCCATCCTAACTTTGAATGAACATTAAACAActgatcataaattgaggactacctgtagatccATCAATCAACTTTAAGagtataaacataaaataatttcATAGATTCGGAATTTGTAGAAAAGCAATTTACTCAAATGCTGAAGTTTTGCAACTACTAATTTTTAGCACCAAAAACTAACTAAATGATGAACTTAAAGAAAACAGTAACACTCCTATTACAGCAAATTAGCATAATGTAGTTAGGAAACAAGACTGCAGAACTAAAATTTCCACTTTGGGGGTGGGGTAACACTATGGAGTAAAAAAAATATGCATGTCATTCAAGCCATCAAATTAGACACCTTGTAATTGAAATACAGAACAATAATTGTAATTAGCACAGGATGAATTCCCATCGttcttctgaatttttaaaaacattatagcATACGTaatcatatttttaatatttagaaGCAAAATCTCCTAAATCATACTGCCTGATTGCCTTTAAAAAACTGTTCGATCAGATTTTCAGTGAAGGTCCTGCTGAAAACCTCTGTACAGTTATGTaagggacttctctgtggcggcacctcATTCTGGAACACTTTCTGCTCTGAAATTCAGGAGGCACCAATTAACACATTCTCTTGAAACTTTGACCGACCCTTGCCAGTATAATGATGGAATAATGTTTATCCTTTTAACAAATTCattctaataagtaagtaagtaagtaagtaagtaagtaagtaagtaagtaagtaagtaagtaagtaagtaagtaaataaatgcataaatattgtattttattgttttaagtatTCTACTGCTGTTTTTACTGTTAACCAGTTTGAGACACTTTGGCAGAGAAGTATCAATATACTGtgcttccccgaaaataagtccctgccttatattttttttgacccTGAAATAAGGACTTGGCTTTATTTTGGGGGAGGTGTTATTGGGGTGTGCGGAGCAAGATGGGGCTCTTCTTGCAGGCTTACCTGagttccagctctgtctccctaaccagaggaaatagCAGGGACTGGCTGCGCATGCATTTGAATATTTTTAGGGTGGGagagcttattttgggggaagtgTTTATTTTCGgatgttttattttcagggaaacactgtatttaataaaaggcataaataataatgatacagAAGAGAAGGTTAACCGCAACCAGATGACACAAACATTCCAAATTCAGATGTTTCCACATATAACTACACAGACATGAGGATggccactttttttttaacatacaaACATCTGCAAGTTATGAACTGCAAATGTTGCTAAAACCTACAATATTTAAAAGCAGGTAAAATGTTTAGGAATAGTTGAAAACATTAAAGAGTCCATTTCCACCTTCATTGCTGCAAAAACTTTATAACTttggcaaaaagaaagaaaacaagttgCATACCTGTAACATCTTCAGGTTCTGCTACCACAATGTGAGCATTTAATTCCTGCAATTTGTGGTGCAATTCCTCCAGCTTCTTGTTTGATTTTTTCAAAATGTTATCTACATAAGCCAAGTTTTTTTTATCTGTAGTGACCTTCCTGAGGTTTTCTGCTCCTTCTTTGATTTTaagttccttccttatttcccgtTTAATTTGGTCCTTCACTTcatccaaattctgttgtaccatTGTGTCCGAATAGTCGAATTTCTGTCCAATGTTCACGTTGTCAGGAACAATGATATTTCGCACATCTCCctataaaaatcagaaaaatatgtTAAATTATTAGTTTGCAAAAGTATATAAGTTTCTACTATTCATTTGTTGTCAGACATTCTTTACCCGAAAGTCACAGAGCTTAATATGATGACTAATAACACTAATATAAGTGTCGTTTTTAGAGAATTTGTTGTATGCCTATTTTTAACCTAAATACCTTAAAATTTCATAAGATTTGCAACACAGGAATTTTATTCTAATAAATCTGAGAACCGCAGCAATCCTACACATACTCAAAACTAAATACCTCTCAGTTACATGAGAACGTTTCCTACTTAAATGTATATACCATATCTACTCTAATACATTTTGGGAAATACATTTAAGCAATTATGCTGCATAttattaatatactgctcaaaaaaaataaagggaacactcaaataacacaccctagatctgaatgaatgaaatattatcactgAATATGCATCCGAGTATAAGATGtgccaagattttgaagaggtaaaacaagaaaaaaagttttagcccccagaagcactctgcgggcctcccaaaccctctgcgtgccccatttttatgaaaaatgggcctgtttttgacAAAAATGGGATGCGCAGGATGggttttgggaggccaaaaatgctgcATTTAGTGTATATGATGCAGCAACATTTCCACCCTGTTTTAGGGGAACAAAAGTGCTCCGAAAAGTGCAGTAATTATGTTTATCTGTATTGTTACCTCATTTATATATCACCTCTACAAAGACAAAaaccatcattttttttctagacaattcatccttttatcttcCTTCTAACTGTGTGAACACGTACAGGCACTCACAGATAACAAATATGCAGTCTAGAATGATTATAAGACATTGGTGAAacttgccatatttttcagatgtCAATTATCCATTGGTCCATTTAATACTGATTTTTCCACAATGCTCAAAACACTTCCTGTCAAAACAGATAATTAAACTAAGAGATGAAGTCCAAAtcccaaataaaaataaaccacttTAGAAGCTGGTTGGTAATAAGATCAAATCTGATTAGGAAAAGCACGCACATATATAATCTTGTACTATTATAGGTTACTCACTGGTCTACTTAATAGTAATATATCACTTGGAACctttactgtatatgttttatatAGCAGGATGTTTTACCACTTGTTATTGAAAAAGTATAGGATAATATATAGTTTGAGTTACAGAATTGTCTGCAAGAATGTGAAGGTTGTTTGCTGAATATAAGTGTATATCATACAGTGTCAGAATTGTGTAAGAATAAATGAAATGCTTAGAGAATGATACAACATACAGCAAGACAAGGGTATTTAATATCTCCTTGAGAGTTTAATGTATTAATGAAAAAATGCACAAGGAATGCGTCTGCTGATGTTTGAAGGGTGTTGGTTGGGATTTAAATACACGTAGGTAATCTGACAACCCTAAATAATTCTAGCAAATATTATATAGATTATATGTTGCAATAACATGCCTGGATTGGAGTGCAGACGTTATCAATACAAAGCAGAGTGACACATGAAATAATTTGTTGAGGTCATTTGGTGACATGGTGAGAATGAataagaaattaataaaattaattatataCTAAATAGcttaaaagaaaggagaagactgGGAAAACAGGAAATGATTTTAATAAGAAACCATTATTCTTTTGTTActaaatattctttcaaaagccaTGGTATTTTCAATCAATCAGTCTGTAATACTACATTTGTAAAATTCAATCTAATGTATGTAgtatttgaaatttgaaatttcaGAAAAAGTTGTCTTTTGTGAGGAGCTGTTCATTCTGAAGGTATAATGGTTCAGACCTGCTGCTGATTCCAATGAAAGGCCTCTAAAAGCCTCTTCTCACAACTCTGCTATACCCCCTTGAAATTCCCAAGGATTGCCAGCTCTGTTATCTTCCACAAATCACTTTATTCTAGTGGAAACCCTTTTCAGAGCAGCTGGTTTTCCAGTAAGAAAATAGCAGATCCCTTTCAGTCTGAAGAAGgctggaaagaaaataaataattaaataaaaaatgttttctgAAGAAGAAACAGCTGTTATCTActgaagaacttttttttttcctgagccaTCTTATCTCACATGCCATATTCAGTTCATAGACTAAAtcagaatatatatacagtggtacctctacttatgaatttaattcattccgagaccgggtccttaagtagaaaagtttgtaagaagaagcaatttttcccataggaatcaatgtaaaagtgaataatgagtgcaaaccaattatttattattattattattatttatttattacttggatttgtatgccgcccctctccgaagactcggggcggctcacaacatgtaaaaagacaaatcataagtaatcaacaatttaaaattttaaagatttaaaaaaccccacaaactaacagactcacacacaagcataccatatataaattcaacgtgcccagggggggggatgtttcaattcccccatgcctgacggcaaaggtgggttttaagaagtttgcggaaggcaggaagagtaggggcagttctaatctccggggggagttggttccaaaactttaaggcttaaaaaaaaaagcagagaccGGAGGAAGCGGTGGGCGAGAGGTGATTGTGGCAGTGAGATAGGATAGAGGTAGGGGCAGGCGAGAGGGGATTTTGCCAGCGAGATGGGGCGGCGAAGGAAGCGGTGGGCAAGAGGGGATTTTGGAAGTGAGATGGGGTGGCTGTGGAGAGTGCCTCGGACGCACCATTCTCTCTCTCCTGAAACACCTTCGCGCTTTGCCAGAAAGGATGGGAGATGGAGACCCTGCAcggcaaagcctggctccagttcccttgtGATCATCAGAGCCTGCGAACTTAAAAGCGCTTGTTTTGGCTAATGCTCGCAGCAGCCGCCACCAAGAGAAAAAtgagggtttgtaagtggaaaatggttcgtgacaagaagcaaaaaaatcttgaacacccggttcgtatctagaaaagttcataagtataggcgttcgtaggtagaggtaccactgtatgttacaagcagcttCACTGACACTATCTTGATGTTCAAATTACTAGATTCAGCCTTGCTGCTGCTGGCTTTGAAGATGGGGCTTTCCCCTTTTGTGGCTTTCAGCTAATCCTAGAGGAGAAACAGAAATgcctaaagagagagaaaaattggaGATTTCCCACAccaagagtagaatagaatagaattccttattggccaagcgtgacgggacatacaaggaatttctctttggtgctctcagtgtacatgaaagaaaagatacatttatcaagaatcatgaagtacaacacttaatgatcgtcatagggtacaaataagcaatcaggaaacaatcaatattaatataaaccataaggatacaagcaacaagttacagtcataagtgggaggaaatcggtgataggaatgatgagaaaaaactagcagaaatagtagtgcagacttaagtAAAATTTTAACTTATATGGGTTATAAAATATTACACCctgtttaaaaaatattagatcaTGTGGTTTGCAAAAGAACAGATCAAGTGGGAAATGAGATGTCACTTATATAGAGCATTGTTGTGGGGCTTCTGGCCGGAAGGCTCCATTCAGCTCAAAGAGCTTCAACCATGATCAGATTACTTACTGGCACAgtgaggaaaacaaaaagttaaaaTCATTTTCTTCTACATTTCATATGCTGTTTATGTGCTTatgtgtataaaatgttttattttattgctacCCATTCGGAGTTGGCAAGGATTGCAGAGggaaataaatgtataaaatattgcAAGACAGGTACTTTTTTCCCCTCTATGCACTGAAAACTAAATAGgcagaggaaaggaaaataaaattatccTTGTTTGGAGTAAATTATAAATGGTTTGGTTTGCACAGCATATTAAACTGTAGGGATTCATAATGTTCCAATCATAAAGCAGACATTTCATGTGTGCTAAGTTTGAAGCCAACATGTTTTCTGAGAGTGTGTGTCCAACTCAGAATGAATGTTTTGTCCccagcaagggaaaaaaaatattttgagtatTCTCAGAATGCCACTGGACTATGTTCTATGACaatccaggtttttttcccccagagtTTAGTCTATATAGCAGCAGATTCCAGTTATATTCCTGTTCTGATTAGCTAAGATGTGTAATGTACAATTTTGAGAAGGAGCAGTTGTTGCCAGAAAAAAGAAGACTCCACACAGCTGCATGCATGCCAGTCCAActgataaattactttttaaaaccacTTAGGTGTAGGAAGGTAGTGTGCATAGTGAATCCTACTGAAGTTGTAGTACTAGTATAATATTGGGTTGAGTTGTTAAATTCTGATGTCTATGTCTTGTTAATACTCTCTATGCAATTAAGAAGTACCAGCAGCTAGCAACACTATTATACTTTGTGCAGGGGAAAAAATCAACAGagaatcacacacattattttacTTGCACTTGGTAAGCAGCTACAAAAAGAAGATACATATCAAATCTGCTTATATTGCTTAGTAAATGGGAGGTCAGATTAGTGAAAGAGATTATATATAAAAAGTTTGCTGaaggaaattatttattaaaactgAAATGACAGCTGTCTGATTTTCTGTGATTTCAACGATAAGAGATAGCAACTCATTATAGACACTGCCTCACCCTTACTTGTGGTTCTGgctgaaaaacaagaaagtggCAACTGATCCTAAATTTTCAATGTTTTTTCCCTAGCTAGAGCACTATTGAGTTTTATTCCACCAAATATATTTGTACAGAAAGTATCAAACTGTTCAGACTGAACAGACTGTTATCAGACTGTTTTGTTCCAAGTTCAgaacaaaatatattttcctttaaataTTTCTATATTAAATCATAAAGCATGCTTCCCTATGATTATTATGTGAATTCACGTTAAGTGGAAATCAAGGAAGCTTCATTGAGTCTTAGTCCAATGCAGCAGTGAAGCTGCCTACTTCTAGCACATGAAGTTCAAAACAACTAATACCTCTTTAACATGAATAATCATAACAATAACATCATTTAGGTCATTGAAGTGAACTCCCTTCTTTGAAGAGAAATCCAAACTAAAGCGTCTCAGATAGCTATCTACTTTGAACACATATCATGAGGTGGAGCCCACTACCAAGGTAATTGGTGCTATTGTCAAACTCCTCACATTGCTTTCCCCCTAACATTTAGTTAGCAAGGGCCTTGGTCTTAACCTGACACGCTCCTTCTCAATGTGCTAAGAATCCAAAGTATGGGTTAACTCCGCCTTCTTCCTTTTAGAGACTGAACCCATTAAACTTTTCTGTCACGCCTCTCCTGATTGAACCTGTTTGATGAAGATGTAGCTCTTGACGATGTACCATTGGACTTGTTGTCCACTCCTGGACACTGGGCCAGACGGTTGCCAGGATGGGATTGAATTCTCATTCAGCACATTTTGAACCTCTTGTAAATGAGGTACTTATTAATCTTTTTAGGTCTAGAATTGCTCTCCACCCCTCACCCCCCCGACCTTGGGAACCATAAATTCGACACAAATAGTATGGAACAGAATCCATGCCTATTGGCCCATCGGAACCAGCTTGAATGTCCAACAAGTGTTGGGCAGCGATCTCTCTGGGGCCCTTCTTTGTGTTGCCTCCTGATATGGGTCAATGTATGAAGAATCTTTGGGGTGTAGAGACAAATTTGAGCAAGGCCTAGTCTCACTCTGTTTAGAACCCGGGTGTCTGACATTGTTGCTTCCCATTGTTTTGTGAATAGCTCTAGGCGGCTGCCATGGGAAGTTTGACCTGGGGTAGCACTAGGACAGCTTTCAGAGCCACGAAATGGTTTCTTGGCCTGGAATTGCTGTTTGTGTCTCTATCTTGAAATTCGGCTCTATCTATTTGTCAATCAGTTTCCTGTGGGAACCTCCTTTGGAAGTAGGCCAGTCCAGTCTCTGCTGGCCAAAAGGGGAAACTACGAACATAGGGCAAGGGCCGTCGGTTCGCTTGCCTGTGTAGAGAGGGCAGGATTTTCCTCCTGTCCTTGGTTTCTACCGATATGGGCTCCATGGCCTCCCCAAACAGCTTGCCACCCGTGAAGGCAGAGGCTAGTCTCCATTTGGACTTGGCATCCGCCTGCCAGTTGCAAAGCCAAAACATGTGGCGGGCCGTTACTACTGGTACTATAGCCCTGGAAGCGAATTTCGCTTCATCCAGGGTAGATCAACAAGAATTCTGTCATTGCTATCAGTTTGTTGATGTTTTGATGGAGGCATTAGTCATCAGGTACAGTTTTATTTTGTATCTGGTGAAGTCAGGCTAAGGAGGCTGTATTGAAAAGCAAGGTGGTTGTAGTTGTTCTGACCGCCCAGGCCGCCAACTGATGAACCCTGCAAAGGGAAAACTCTGCCCTCCTAACGACTGATTTCAGAGTGTCTGCTGTGTCTTGGGACACAAGGTTATAAGATGTTAAGGCTGCTACCGGCCCGTCTACTGTAGGTAATTGTAGCTCCTCTGTGAAGTCTGTGGCTACATTATAAAATTTCCTGTCATTCCCATTTGGGTTGGGATATGTTTCTGGTTGGGCCCATTGTTTTTGGACCATGTCACTGAAAAATTGTGACGAGGAGACCTCCTCATTCTGTGCTACTGGTTGTGTAAAGAAGAGCACACCAAGGTAATTGGCGCTATTGTCAAACTCTTCTCATTGCTTTTTCTCTAGCATTTAGCTAGAATCAGCCTTTTTAAAGCTTATATTTACCATTCCATGATCTGCATTTAGAAATAAGAGAAATACATCAGCTTGTCCTAGGTAACATCCAGTCAAGTGCTGGAAGAGTGCTGTCCTGCCACTCCAGGTATCCATTC
Coding sequences:
- the LOC139165387 gene encoding serine/threonine-protein kinase N2-like encodes the protein MASNATEREIFFTELQQGDVRNIIVPDNVNIGQKFDYSDTMVQQNLDEVKDQIKREIRKELKIKEGAENLRKVTTDKKNLAYVDNILKKSNKKLEELHHKLQELNAHIVVAEPEDVTGMQLVFFLFAKVIKFLQQ